One Nitrospina watsonii DNA segment encodes these proteins:
- a CDS encoding cytochrome c maturation protein CcmE has translation MQHRKIKFAVGAFLIVGAIAYLITTSISSTSKFFVTVDELTEGLDEFRGAGLKVKGTVVQGSIVRDPDNTLDVAFQIEEKKSVLPVTYTGVTPDMFEDGREVVVEGTIDHNGVFHANTLLTSCPSKYEAEKEAGKSHPGDIPIDGKQKQPVLESPKILTKKTAI, from the coding sequence ATGCAACACAGAAAAATCAAGTTCGCGGTGGGCGCTTTTTTAATTGTGGGAGCGATTGCCTATCTGATCACGACCAGCATCAGCAGCACGTCCAAATTTTTTGTGACCGTCGATGAGTTGACGGAGGGTCTGGATGAGTTTCGTGGCGCCGGGTTGAAGGTAAAGGGAACGGTTGTGCAGGGTTCCATCGTCCGCGATCCGGACAACACGCTGGATGTGGCCTTTCAGATAGAGGAAAAGAAATCGGTATTGCCTGTCACCTACACGGGCGTGACTCCGGATATGTTTGAAGACGGTCGCGAGGTGGTCGTCGAAGGCACCATCGACCACAACGGGGTGTTTCATGCCAACACCCTGCTGACCAGCTGCCCGTCGAAGTACGAAGCGGAGAAGGAAGCGGGGAAATCCCACCCGGGCGACATCCCGATAGACGGGAAACAGAAACAGCCTGTTTTGGAAAGCCCGAAAATTCTGACCAAAAAGACCGCCATCTGA
- a CDS encoding division/cell wall cluster transcriptional repressor MraZ, producing MVGRQFTFGRVQMVGFLGTYQVSLDEKGRLNVPAKFKGLMDKQYDNPNLVVAVMPDKEGRKDREYLIAFPQEEWLVNEEKLSHLSGLDGDDRNKMREIYAQASECEVKSGKILIAQHQRERAGLKKEVTLVGMSKTFEIWATDRFEI from the coding sequence ATGGTGGGCAGGCAGTTTACCTTTGGCAGGGTACAAATGGTTGGTTTTCTAGGGACATATCAGGTCAGCTTGGATGAAAAGGGCCGTCTCAACGTGCCTGCGAAGTTCAAGGGCCTTATGGACAAGCAATACGACAACCCCAATCTGGTGGTGGCCGTGATGCCGGACAAGGAAGGCCGTAAAGACCGCGAATACCTCATCGCCTTTCCTCAGGAAGAATGGCTGGTGAATGAGGAGAAGCTCAGCCACCTGTCAGGGCTGGACGGCGACGATCGCAACAAGATGCGCGAAATCTACGCACAGGCCAGCGAATGCGAAGTCAAGTCCGGGAAAATCCTGATCGCCCAGCACCAGCGCGAGCGCGCCGGGCTGAAGAAAGAAGTGACTCTGGTCGGTATGTCCAAAACGTTTGAGATCTGGGCCACCGACCGGTTTGAGATTTGA